From the genome of Nasonia vitripennis strain AsymCx chromosome 1, Nvit_psr_1.1, whole genome shotgun sequence, one region includes:
- the LOC100463241 gene encoding odorant receptor 49b isoform X6, giving the protein MRTWCGKNMDLVLCGENFEGVLYLGVVTLKYYVTILSEPRIMQIHKQIAKNWSTLTDSEEQSILIKHSKQGKIVTILYLVYLYAAGFAFSQVSMVPVILDYIWPLNESRPKILIVHAEYIIDPLQYYFELYGAYCILTFVNLTVLISIDTAFSSIVYQNLGVFSIVKNRLNAVTKRPNEKKDNAYELIVGAIRLHNSALQFNDLIEMSYRKTFLIILGYTILFLSVGGVILIEQTNIMQFIRLAMIEVGVMIHLLYLSYPGQKVLDYSSSICQESYTNEWYLISKKSKILLKFMMLRCIKPSVLTAGGLYIMNYENYGIIIKTAMSYVAVLASFR; this is encoded by the exons GAATATGGATTTAGTTTTATGCGGAGAAAACTTCGAAGGTGTATTATATTTGGGTGTAGTAACACTTAAATATTACGTTACGATTTTGAGCGAACCTAGG ATAATGCAAATACACAAACAAATCGCAAAAAATTGGTCAACTTTAACAGACAGTGAagaacaatcaattttaatcAAGCATTCTAAACAAGGCAAAATAGTAACAATTCTTTATTTAG tttactTGTATGCCGCAGGATTTGCTTTCTCTCAAGTGTCAATGGTGCCTGTGATTCTTGATTATATTTGGCCATTAAATGAGTCCCGACCAAAAATTCTTATTGTACATGCAGAATATATTATTGACCCATTACAGTATTATTTTGAGCTTTATGGAGCATATTGTATATTGACATTTGTAAACTTGACTGTGCTAATAAGTATTGATACTGCATTCTCATCAATAGTTTATCAAAATCTCGGAGTATTCTCTATCGTTAA GAATCGGTTGAATGCTGTCACAAAACGtccgaatgaaaaaaaagataatgcTTATGAGTTGATCGTTGGTGCTATTCGGTTGCATAATAGTGCTTTACA GTTTAATGATCTCATTGAAATGTCTTACCGCAAAACGTTTCTTATTATTTTGGGATACACAATACTATTTCTAAGTGTTGGAGGTGTTATA cttATAGAACAAACGaacataatgcaatttattaGATTAGCAATGATAGAAGTTGGTGTAATGATTCACTTGTTATATTTAAGTTATCCAGGACAAAAAGTTTTAGATTACAGTTCCAGCATTTGTCAGGAATC GTATACGAATGAATGGTATTTGATATCAAAgaaatctaaaattttattaaaatttatgatgTTACGATGTATTAAACCGTCTGTCTTAACCGCTGGAGGATTATACATTATGAACTACGAAAATTATGGCATT